One Alkaliphilus sp. B6464 genomic window carries:
- a CDS encoding APC family permease, whose translation MTDNLSEVNKTTDSGFKKEISLFGGVSILGGIMVGSGIFYLGSYVLMRTGMSLGLALLSWILGGLVSLLGGICYAELGASDPRAGGLTVYLSNAYSPIVGFLAGFNNWLIAGPGSIAAIAIALPSALTIIMPMGEWTIKIFAIVLIIGLTIVNYFGVKAGSKLQNLSMIAKLIPIGIIMILGLLFGKVSPDLSLTPKTVDVSFGSIISMIAFAVVASLWAYEGWTNLNTVAEEVKNPKKNLPLAIVISIVSITILYTLFNYSIYKVIPFNEIENLLANNEYYLGTYAAEKLMGKTGSILVVIGMVIAMFGALNGCILAFPRMYYAMSEEGHFFKSFKKLHPKYKVPYAPLIVQCIISIMLVLLRNLNQLTSLVIFSGMMFNTLGVYAVMIYRRKYPKLERPYKVIGYPITVILTTFIFVGLMINTFIEDPQTSIIGLAVPAVGILFYFYFNRKNKAA comes from the coding sequence ATGACTGATAACTTAAGTGAAGTGAATAAAACAACGGATTCTGGTTTTAAAAAAGAAATTAGTTTATTTGGTGGAGTCAGCATTTTAGGGGGTATCATGGTAGGGTCAGGAATTTTTTATCTAGGATCATATGTATTAATGAGAACTGGAATGAGTCTTGGCTTAGCTTTATTGAGCTGGATTTTAGGAGGCTTAGTTTCCTTACTAGGTGGAATTTGTTATGCAGAACTAGGTGCTTCGGATCCTCGTGCTGGTGGCTTGACTGTATATTTAAGTAATGCCTATTCACCTATAGTTGGCTTTTTAGCTGGGTTTAATAATTGGTTAATCGCTGGTCCTGGGTCTATTGCTGCAATAGCAATTGCCTTGCCAAGTGCTTTAACTATTATAATGCCAATGGGAGAATGGACAATTAAAATCTTTGCTATAGTCTTAATCATAGGATTAACTATTGTTAACTATTTTGGTGTTAAAGCTGGATCTAAGCTACAAAACCTTTCTATGATTGCAAAATTAATCCCTATTGGAATCATAATGATTTTAGGCCTTTTATTTGGAAAAGTATCTCCAGATCTAAGTTTAACTCCTAAAACAGTTGATGTAAGCTTTGGCTCAATTATTAGTATGATAGCTTTTGCTGTAGTTGCAAGTTTATGGGCATATGAAGGATGGACTAATTTAAATACTGTAGCTGAAGAAGTAAAGAATCCTAAGAAAAATCTGCCTCTTGCTATTGTGATTTCTATTGTTTCAATAACAATACTATACACATTATTTAATTATTCTATATATAAGGTTATACCTTTTAATGAAATTGAAAACCTTTTAGCAAATAATGAATATTATTTAGGAACCTATGCAGCAGAGAAACTGATGGGAAAGACTGGTAGTATTCTAGTTGTAATAGGTATGGTAATAGCTATGTTTGGAGCTTTGAATGGCTGTATACTGGCCTTTCCAAGAATGTATTATGCAATGAGTGAAGAGGGCCATTTCTTTAAAAGCTTTAAAAAACTGCATCCTAAATATAAAGTACCTTATGCTCCTTTAATTGTTCAATGTATAATATCCATAATGTTGGTGCTATTAAGAAACTTAAATCAACTAACTTCTTTAGTTATATTCTCAGGAATGATGTTTAACACTTTAGGTGTATATGCAGTTATGATTTACAGAAGAAAATACCCTAAGCTAGAAAGACCTTATAAAGTAATTGGTTATCCTATTACAGTAATATTAACAACTTTTATATTCGTAGGATTAATGATTAATACATTTATTGAAGATCCACAAACCTCAATTATTGGTTTAGCTGTACCAGCTGTTGGTATATTATTTTACTTTTATTTTAATAGAAAAAATAAGGCTGCATAA
- a CDS encoding zf-HC2 domain-containing protein produces the protein MNISCDVILDLIPLVKDGVASDDSTIIVNEHIKSCESCKTEFEIFESTNIEQPVIKDEKIISAIKRSIFITQLTILAAGAIIGVALSNSMGMFYNFIIMPLIGGIGFTVLKRKWYLTPMAIFILTYLWQTIIGIVSGGFNWIALYIGLYYSIIYTMLVCLGLVIAMLLKFTFKKEG, from the coding sequence TTGAATATATCTTGCGATGTAATACTTGATTTAATACCGCTTGTAAAAGATGGTGTTGCAAGTGATGACAGCACTATAATAGTTAATGAGCATATTAAAAGCTGTGAGAGCTGTAAAACTGAATTTGAAATTTTTGAATCTACTAATATAGAACAGCCAGTAATAAAAGATGAGAAAATAATTTCTGCTATAAAGCGCAGTATTTTTATAACACAACTTACCATTCTTGCCGCAGGTGCTATTATTGGCGTTGCACTCTCAAATTCTATGGGTATGTTTTATAACTTTATAATTATGCCTCTTATTGGAGGCATAGGTTTTACTGTACTTAAGAGAAAATGGTACTTGACTCCTATGGCAATTTTCATACTCACCTATTTATGGCAAACTATAATAGGTATAGTGTCAGGTGGATTTAACTGGATTGCTCTATATATCGGATTATATTATAGCATAATATATACTATGTTGGTCTGTCTAGGCTTAGTTATTGCAATGCTTCTAAAGTTTACATTTAAGAAAGAAGGGTAA
- a CDS encoding amidohydrolase, protein MKTILKNGKIYVEKNNFQEAILIEDGVITKVGTNEDILRSDADNIIDLQWKTVLPGFNDSHLHISWVGDAMNSCNLTSAKSIDEVIQLGKIFIEKNKDLAVLYGRGWNQDYFTSGEKRLITRFDLDKISTEIPIVFDRVCGHVSVGNTKALEILGVDENTVIDGGVIELGNDGNPNGIFNENAVGLIHSLIPEKSDNNIEEEFLKAANYALSVGITSVQSCDIMNSDFKSMFNIIHNIYDNKKLKLRYSHQFNFQDINDFKTYLETEHKTGQYDEKFLSKGALKLFKDGSLGARTALMLKDYEDAPGTKGVAALSHEQLQDLCDLATKNGIRVITHAIGDGAIESVINAYEKTMKDGKNPLRHGIVHCQITSMEQLNRIAKLNIPVMYQPIFLDYDIKIVEERVGKELSSTSYAFNTLYKLGAPISLGTDAPVEDCNPFPNIYCAVTRLGIDGKPVGGFYPNEKMELEDAIDAYTIGSAFNEFKEDFKGRLKPGYVADLIVLDMDIFAIDELKIKDIKVEKTMIDGEFVYQK, encoded by the coding sequence TTGAAAACAATTTTAAAAAATGGTAAGATTTATGTTGAAAAAAATAATTTTCAAGAAGCAATCTTAATTGAGGATGGAGTTATTACTAAGGTTGGTACGAATGAAGATATACTTAGAAGTGATGCCGATAATATTATAGACCTTCAGTGGAAAACTGTTTTACCAGGTTTTAATGACAGCCACCTACATATTTCATGGGTAGGCGATGCTATGAACTCATGTAATTTAACATCGGCTAAATCAATTGATGAAGTTATTCAACTGGGTAAAATATTCATTGAAAAGAACAAGGATCTAGCTGTATTATATGGTCGTGGGTGGAATCAGGATTATTTCACTTCTGGTGAGAAACGTCTAATAACTCGGTTTGACTTAGATAAAATATCTACAGAAATTCCAATTGTCTTTGATAGAGTATGTGGACATGTTTCAGTAGGAAATACCAAGGCTTTAGAAATACTAGGTGTAGATGAAAATACTGTTATAGATGGTGGCGTAATTGAGCTTGGAAATGATGGAAATCCAAATGGTATATTTAATGAAAATGCGGTGGGTTTAATTCACTCACTTATTCCAGAAAAAAGCGATAATAACATAGAGGAAGAATTTTTAAAAGCTGCAAATTATGCTTTAAGCGTCGGCATAACTTCTGTTCAATCATGTGATATTATGAATAGTGATTTTAAGAGTATGTTCAATATTATTCATAATATTTACGACAATAAAAAATTGAAATTAAGATATTCCCATCAATTCAATTTTCAAGATATAAATGATTTTAAAACTTATCTTGAAACAGAACATAAGACAGGACAATACGATGAAAAATTTTTATCAAAAGGTGCATTAAAGTTATTTAAAGATGGCTCTTTAGGTGCTAGGACTGCTTTAATGCTAAAGGATTATGAAGATGCCCCTGGCACTAAAGGTGTGGCAGCATTAAGTCATGAACAGCTACAAGATCTATGTGATTTAGCAACAAAGAATGGAATTAGAGTAATAACCCACGCAATTGGTGACGGTGCTATAGAGAGTGTTATAAATGCCTATGAAAAAACCATGAAGGATGGAAAGAACCCTCTTCGTCATGGGATTGTTCATTGCCAAATAACAAGTATGGAACAATTAAATAGAATTGCTAAATTGAATATTCCTGTTATGTACCAGCCTATTTTCTTAGATTACGATATTAAGATTGTAGAAGAGCGTGTTGGAAAAGAGTTATCAAGTACATCTTATGCGTTTAATACACTATATAAACTAGGTGCTCCAATAAGCTTAGGTACAGATGCTCCAGTAGAAGACTGTAACCCTTTTCCAAATATTTACTGTGCAGTAACAAGACTAGGAATAGATGGCAAGCCAGTAGGTGGCTTTTATCCAAATGAAAAGATGGAGCTTGAAGACGCTATTGATGCCTACACAATTGGTAGTGCTTTTAATGAATTTAAAGAAGATTTTAAAGGAAGATTAAAACCAGGCTATGTAGCTGATTTAATTGTATTGGATATGGATATATTTGCTATAGACGAATTAAAAATCAAAGATATTAAAGTTGAAAAGACAATGATAGATGGAGAATTTGTATATCAAAAATAG